In Saccharolobus solfataricus, a genomic segment contains:
- a CDS encoding V-type ATP synthase subunit E produces MDFEQLLDKSLNKVREEIKTELSKSLDEAIKLLNEGHNKIVQEYSQRINELIVKTKEEIEGEKARLEVENKRTLLVEKEYWINKVYERVLGKIGEVVKTKEYKDAIENIISKEIKEIREEKVTIYCSPNDKLMIEKIVGNNKNVTVKTDEKMLGGIKIYFERSGLTRDFSLKLILDQVFDSMRGKISDMLFGGK; encoded by the coding sequence ATGGATTTCGAACAGTTGTTGGATAAATCCTTAAACAAAGTTAGGGAAGAAATAAAAACGGAGTTGAGTAAAAGCTTAGATGAGGCTATAAAGCTACTCAATGAAGGTCATAATAAGATAGTACAAGAATATTCACAGAGGATAAATGAATTAATAGTTAAAACTAAGGAAGAAATTGAAGGAGAAAAAGCTAGACTAGAGGTGGAAAATAAGCGAACATTATTAGTTGAGAAAGAGTACTGGATAAATAAAGTTTATGAAAGAGTTTTGGGAAAGATTGGAGAAGTAGTTAAGACCAAGGAGTACAAGGACGCAATAGAGAACATAATAAGTAAAGAAATTAAAGAGATTAGAGAAGAGAAAGTTACCATATATTGTTCCCCAAATGATAAACTAATGATAGAGAAAATTGTAGGCAATAATAAAAACGTAACTGTAAAGACTGATGAGAAAATGCTTGGTGGAATAAAAATATATTTTGAAAGGAGTGGATTAACAAGAGATTTTTCATTAAAGCTTATCTTAGACCAAGTTTTTGATAGTATGAGGGGAAAGATTTCAGACATGTTGTTTGGAGGTAAGTAA
- a CDS encoding ATP synthase subunit B translates to MLSVREFSNISMIKGPLVYVQGVTDASYNELVEIEMPNGERRRGLVIDSQMGIAIVQVFEGTTGVSPTGTKIRMLGRGLEVKISEEMLGRIFNPLGDSLDNGPPVIKGEKRDINGSPLNPAAREYPEEFIQTGISAIDGLNALLRGQKLPIFSGSGLPANMLAAQIAKQATVRGEESNFAVVFAAIGARYDDALFFRKFFEETGAINRVAMIVSLANEPPVMKTLTPKTALTLAEYLAFEQDMHVLAILIDMTNYCEALREISAAREEVPGRGGYPGYMYTDLATIYERAGKVIGKKGSITQMPILTMPNDDITHPIPDLTGYITEGQIVLDRALYNKGIYPPINVLMSLSRLAKDGIGEGKTRDDHKDVSNQLFASYARAVDTRGLAAIIGEDSLSEVDRKYLLFGELFERKFVSQGFNENRSIETTLDIGWEILSVLPESELTNIKTQYIQKYHPNYRGKK, encoded by the coding sequence ATGTTAAGCGTAAGGGAATTTTCAAACATATCTATGATTAAAGGCCCACTAGTTTATGTTCAAGGAGTAACGGATGCATCATATAACGAGCTAGTAGAAATTGAGATGCCGAATGGTGAAAGAAGAAGAGGTCTAGTTATAGATTCTCAAATGGGAATAGCAATTGTGCAAGTTTTTGAAGGAACTACTGGCGTTTCACCTACAGGGACTAAGATAAGAATGTTAGGAAGAGGCTTGGAGGTAAAGATCTCAGAGGAAATGTTAGGGCGTATATTTAATCCACTAGGTGATTCATTAGACAACGGACCACCAGTGATTAAAGGCGAAAAAAGAGATATAAATGGATCCCCATTAAACCCAGCTGCAAGAGAGTATCCTGAGGAGTTTATACAGACCGGGATATCTGCAATAGATGGATTAAACGCGTTATTGAGAGGACAAAAGTTGCCTATATTTAGTGGTAGTGGATTGCCAGCTAATATGTTGGCTGCACAAATAGCTAAACAAGCAACTGTAAGGGGAGAGGAAAGTAACTTCGCAGTAGTCTTTGCCGCGATTGGTGCTAGATACGATGATGCTCTATTTTTCCGTAAGTTCTTCGAAGAGACTGGTGCTATTAATAGGGTTGCAATGATAGTTAGTTTAGCAAACGAACCACCGGTGATGAAGACATTAACACCAAAGACTGCATTAACGTTAGCGGAATATTTAGCCTTTGAACAAGATATGCACGTACTAGCAATATTAATTGATATGACCAACTATTGTGAGGCTCTAAGGGAAATTAGTGCTGCTAGAGAAGAAGTACCTGGCAGAGGTGGATATCCTGGTTATATGTACACTGATTTAGCAACGATTTATGAAAGAGCAGGAAAAGTTATAGGGAAGAAGGGCTCAATCACGCAGATGCCAATATTGACAATGCCAAATGACGATATAACCCATCCAATTCCAGACTTAACGGGTTATATAACTGAAGGGCAAATAGTCCTTGATAGGGCTTTATATAATAAGGGTATTTATCCACCTATCAACGTTTTGATGAGTCTATCGAGATTAGCGAAAGATGGTATTGGAGAAGGAAAAACTAGGGATGATCACAAGGATGTCTCAAATCAGTTATTTGCCTCATATGCTAGGGCAGTAGACACTAGAGGACTAGCTGCAATAATAGGCGAGGATTCATTGTCAGAAGTTGATAGAAAGTATTTACTATTTGGTGAGCTTTTTGAGAGGAAGTTTGTTAGTCAAGGATTTAATGAAAATAGGAGTATAGAGACCACATTGGATATTGGCTGGGAAATTTTATCAGTCTTGCCTGAATCAGAGCTAACGAACATAAAGACGCAATATATACAGAAATATCATCCGAATTATAGGGGTAAGAAATGA
- a CDS encoding ATP synthase subunit K (produces ATP from ADP in the presence of a proton gradient across the membrane; the K subunit is a nonenzymatic component which binds the dimeric form by interacting with the G and E subunits), translated as MKRASLILAFLIPVLVSSVIAAAQAPSDTAQGFAGINIGAGLAVGLAAIGAGIAVGMAAAAGVGVLTERRDMFGTVLIFVAIGEGIAVYGILFAVLMLFGKF; from the coding sequence ATGAAGAGAGCTAGTTTGATCCTAGCCTTCCTAATACCAGTATTAGTAAGTAGTGTAATAGCAGCAGCACAAGCACCATCAGATACTGCACAAGGTTTTGCCGGTATTAACATAGGTGCAGGACTAGCAGTTGGTTTAGCTGCGATAGGAGCCGGAATAGCAGTTGGTATGGCAGCAGCAGCTGGAGTGGGTGTACTAACGGAAAGAAGAGATATGTTCGGTACAGTTCTAATTTTCGTAGCTATTGGTGAAGGAATAGCAGTATACGGAATCTTGTTCGCTGTACTAATGTTGTTCGGTAAGTTCTAA
- a CDS encoding ATPase, protein MDQDKYLQILRNSLEEKKSEILKNINMEYEKLLKNRLSQLDEVKRKVLKELS, encoded by the coding sequence GTGGATCAAGATAAATATTTACAAATTTTAAGAAACTCCCTAGAGGAGAAAAAGAGCGAAATTTTAAAGAATATAAATATGGAATATGAAAAACTGCTAAAAAATAGGCTAAGTCAGTTAGATGAAGTAAAAAGAAAGGTTTTAAAGGAATTGTCATAA
- a CDS encoding 30S ribosomal protein S26e gives MPKKRENRGRRKGDKGHVGYISCDQCGARVPEDKAVCVTKMYSPVDASLASELEKKGAIIARYPVTKCYCVNCAVFLGIIKIRAENERKQKARLR, from the coding sequence TTGCCAAAGAAGAGAGAGAACAGAGGAAGAAGAAAAGGAGATAAAGGACATGTTGGTTATATAAGTTGTGATCAATGTGGTGCTAGAGTACCAGAGGATAAGGCAGTATGTGTAACAAAAATGTATAGCCCCGTGGATGCTTCTCTAGCATCTGAATTAGAAAAGAAGGGTGCAATAATTGCTAGATATCCTGTAACTAAGTGTTACTGTGTGAATTGTGCGGTATTTTTGGGTATTATTAAGATAAGAGCAGAAAATGAGAGAAAGCAAAAAGCTCGTTTAAGATAG
- a CDS encoding ATP synthase subunit A: MDNGRIVRINGPLVVADNMRNAQMYEVVEVGEPRLIGEITRIEGDRAFIQVYEDTSGIKPNEPVYRTGAPLSIELGPGLIGKIFDGLQRPLDSIKELTKSPFIARGIKVPSIDRKTKWHFVPKVKKGDKVEGGSIIGIVNETPLVEHRILVPPYVHGTLKEVVAEGDYTVEDPIAIVDMNGDEVPVKLMQKWPVRIPRPFKEKLEPTEPLLTGTRVLDTIFPIAKGGTAAIPGPFGSGKTVTLQSLAKWSAAKIVIYVGCGERGNEMTDELRQFPSLKDPWTGRPLLERTILVANTSNMPVAAREASIYVGITMAEYFRDQGYDTLLVADSTSRWAEALRDLGGRMEEMPAEEGFPSYLPSRLAEYYERAGRVKTIGNPERFGSVTVASAVSPPGGDFTEPVTSQTLRFVKVFWPLDVSLAQARHYPAINWLQGFSAYVDLVANWWNTNVDPKWREMRDMMVRTLIREDELRQIVRLVGPESLAEKDKLILETARLIKEAFLKQNAYDDIDAFSSPQKQARIMRLIYLFNTYASKLVERGIPTKKIVDSMGQLLPEIIRSKAAIKNDELNRYDELERKLITVFENLEKEAGT; the protein is encoded by the coding sequence ATGGATAATGGAAGGATTGTCAGGATAAATGGTCCATTAGTCGTAGCAGATAACATGAGAAATGCACAGATGTATGAAGTAGTAGAAGTTGGAGAGCCTAGATTAATCGGAGAGATTACTAGAATAGAAGGAGATAGAGCATTCATTCAAGTTTATGAAGACACTAGTGGAATAAAACCAAATGAGCCAGTGTACAGAACGGGTGCTCCTCTGTCAATAGAGCTGGGTCCAGGCTTAATAGGAAAAATATTTGATGGATTACAAAGGCCACTAGACTCAATCAAAGAGCTCACAAAATCTCCTTTTATAGCAAGAGGTATAAAGGTTCCATCCATCGATAGAAAAACCAAATGGCACTTTGTGCCTAAAGTTAAGAAAGGAGATAAGGTCGAAGGTGGAAGCATCATAGGAATAGTAAACGAAACTCCATTAGTAGAGCATAGAATTCTAGTTCCTCCCTATGTTCACGGCACCTTAAAGGAAGTCGTTGCAGAGGGAGATTATACAGTTGAAGATCCGATAGCGATTGTTGATATGAATGGCGATGAGGTACCAGTGAAGTTAATGCAAAAGTGGCCAGTTAGAATTCCTAGACCGTTTAAAGAGAAGCTAGAGCCAACTGAACCATTATTAACTGGAACCAGAGTACTGGATACGATATTCCCAATAGCTAAAGGAGGAACAGCAGCAATACCAGGGCCCTTTGGAAGTGGAAAAACAGTCACATTGCAGAGTTTAGCTAAGTGGAGTGCCGCAAAAATAGTAATTTATGTGGGATGTGGTGAGAGAGGAAACGAGATGACAGATGAGTTAAGACAATTCCCAAGTCTTAAAGATCCTTGGACTGGTAGACCCTTGTTAGAAAGGACAATACTAGTTGCTAATACAAGCAATATGCCAGTAGCAGCTAGGGAAGCAAGTATATATGTTGGTATAACTATGGCAGAGTATTTCAGAGATCAAGGATATGATACATTACTAGTTGCAGATTCAACTTCGAGATGGGCTGAAGCTCTAAGAGATTTAGGAGGAAGAATGGAGGAAATGCCAGCGGAAGAGGGATTCCCAAGCTATTTACCATCTAGACTTGCAGAATATTATGAGAGAGCTGGAAGAGTTAAAACAATAGGAAATCCAGAAAGATTTGGTTCAGTTACCGTTGCTTCTGCAGTATCTCCACCTGGTGGAGATTTCACAGAACCAGTAACAAGCCAAACGTTAAGATTCGTTAAAGTTTTCTGGCCTTTAGATGTATCATTAGCACAAGCCAGACACTATCCAGCTATTAATTGGCTTCAAGGATTCTCAGCATATGTAGACTTGGTAGCAAATTGGTGGAACACGAATGTAGATCCAAAGTGGAGGGAAATGAGAGATATGATGGTAAGGACACTGATTAGAGAGGACGAGTTAAGACAAATAGTTAGATTAGTAGGACCAGAATCTCTAGCAGAAAAGGATAAATTAATACTCGAAACAGCAAGGTTAATTAAAGAGGCATTCTTAAAGCAAAACGCCTATGACGATATAGATGCCTTCTCTTCTCCACAGAAGCAAGCTAGAATAATGAGATTAATTTACCTATTTAACACATATGCTTCTAAATTAGTTGAAAGGGGAATTCCTACGAAGAAAATAGTAGATAGTATGGGACAGCTCTTACCAGAGATTATTAGATCGAAAGCCGCAATCAAGAACGATGAGTTAAATAGGTATGATGAGTTAGAGAGAAAATTAATTACTGTCTTTGAGAATTTGGAAAAGGAGGCTGGTACTTAA
- the proS gene encoding proline--tRNA ligase — MQITREKWSKNFSEWFDWVLREGEFYDYGRYPIKGMGVWMPYGFKLRQNIIGIIRNFLDSTGHEEVLFPLLIPEDLLRRESTHIKGFEEEVFWVTKGGSTDLDVKLALRPTSEVAITTMENLWLKSYKQLPKKYYQIVSVFRYETKATRPMIRLREITTFKEAHTVHETYDDAQKQVEEAIEIYKKIFDTLTIPYVLSERPEWDRFAGALHTYAFDTIMPDGRAMQIGTVHHLGQNFSKALDFKIQKKDGSLDYPHQTSYGISDRAVASVIAIHGDDHGPVLPPSVAPIKVVVIPIPAKNEEETQQVMKYSIEICEMFNKNNITCLTDQDTEKTPGEKFYIWEIKGVPIRLEIGPRELISGTVFIKRRDNFKSYTVRKEEAINKIKELLNEIQEDLRRKAWEDLKSRIEYSNDIEKAKKILGNNSGIVEVPWCGSNECGLKIEELTNARVLGYPIEKREVNDKCVICKMNAKTVLRIAKTY, encoded by the coding sequence GTGCAGATAACTAGAGAGAAGTGGTCAAAAAACTTTAGTGAATGGTTTGATTGGGTATTAAGAGAAGGAGAATTTTACGATTATGGGAGATATCCAATAAAAGGTATGGGAGTATGGATGCCATATGGATTTAAGCTAAGACAAAATATAATAGGAATAATTAGAAATTTTCTAGACTCTACTGGACATGAGGAAGTATTGTTTCCACTTCTAATCCCAGAAGATTTGCTAAGGAGAGAAAGCACGCATATTAAAGGATTTGAAGAGGAGGTATTCTGGGTAACTAAGGGAGGAAGCACGGACTTAGACGTTAAACTTGCGCTAAGACCAACTAGTGAAGTCGCAATAACCACAATGGAAAACTTATGGTTGAAAAGCTACAAGCAATTACCTAAAAAGTACTATCAAATTGTAAGCGTCTTTAGATATGAAACTAAGGCTACTAGGCCAATGATAAGATTAAGAGAAATTACAACTTTTAAAGAAGCCCATACGGTTCATGAAACTTACGATGATGCACAGAAACAAGTAGAAGAGGCAATAGAAATTTATAAGAAGATTTTTGACACTCTCACAATCCCATACGTCCTTTCTGAAAGACCAGAGTGGGATAGATTTGCCGGAGCTTTGCACACTTATGCTTTCGATACTATTATGCCGGATGGTAGAGCAATGCAAATAGGTACAGTGCATCACTTAGGTCAAAACTTTAGTAAGGCATTAGATTTTAAGATACAGAAAAAAGATGGTAGTTTAGACTATCCACACCAAACAAGTTATGGTATTTCAGACAGAGCAGTAGCTTCAGTAATTGCAATACATGGAGATGATCACGGACCGGTTTTACCTCCTTCTGTAGCTCCCATTAAAGTAGTAGTAATACCCATTCCTGCAAAAAATGAAGAGGAAACTCAACAAGTAATGAAATACTCAATTGAGATCTGTGAGATGTTTAACAAGAACAATATAACTTGTTTGACTGATCAAGATACTGAGAAAACACCTGGGGAGAAGTTCTATATTTGGGAAATTAAGGGAGTTCCAATTAGACTAGAAATCGGCCCAAGGGAGCTTATTTCTGGCACAGTATTTATAAAGAGAAGAGACAATTTTAAGTCTTATACTGTAAGGAAAGAAGAAGCCATCAATAAGATTAAAGAACTTCTAAATGAAATCCAGGAAGACTTAAGAAGAAAGGCTTGGGAGGATCTTAAATCTAGAATAGAGTATTCGAATGATATTGAAAAAGCTAAGAAGATATTAGGGAATAACTCAGGTATTGTAGAAGTCCCTTGGTGTGGAAGTAACGAGTGTGGCTTAAAAATTGAGGAACTTACCAATGCGAGAGTACTAGGTTATCCAATAGAGAAGAGAGAAGTTAATGATAAGTGCGTAATTTGTAAAATGAACGCAAAAACAGTTCTAAGGATTGCAAAAACTTATTAG
- the pdxS gene encoding pyridoxal 5'-phosphate synthase lyase subunit PdxS, whose protein sequence is MRLYELSFAQIEDFFYKLAEVKDIIKDHGLLEFLPEFKKLDSTVHTGTTRVKHAFPIFQKGGVVMDITNVQQAQIAEEAGAVAVMVLDKLPYDVRKSGGVARMADPKIIEEVMSSITIPVMAKVRIGHYYEAKLLEALGVDMIDESEVLTPADEEHHINKWEFSVPFVNGARNLGEALRRTSEGASMIRTKGEAGTGNVSEAVKHMKIINSEIRSLISMSEEDRVKKAREYQVPYQIVELTAKIKRLPIVNFAAGGIATPADAALMMWLGADGLFVGSGIFKSQDPDERAKAVVLAAACWEYPEIVLEAQKMISEQKSMMGIDIKSLKPEELLQVRGL, encoded by the coding sequence ATGAGACTTTATGAATTATCTTTTGCACAAATTGAAGATTTTTTCTATAAACTAGCAGAAGTTAAAGATATTATAAAAGATCATGGTCTATTAGAATTTCTACCAGAATTTAAAAAATTGGATTCAACTGTCCATACGGGAACTACTAGAGTGAAGCATGCATTTCCAATCTTTCAAAAGGGAGGAGTCGTCATGGATATTACAAACGTTCAGCAGGCTCAAATAGCGGAGGAAGCTGGGGCTGTAGCTGTAATGGTTCTAGACAAGCTACCTTATGATGTTAGAAAGTCTGGTGGTGTGGCTAGAATGGCGGATCCTAAGATAATTGAGGAGGTAATGAGTTCAATAACAATACCAGTAATGGCGAAAGTGAGAATTGGTCACTATTACGAGGCTAAACTACTAGAAGCATTAGGTGTTGACATGATAGATGAAAGTGAAGTCCTAACACCAGCTGACGAGGAACATCACATAAACAAGTGGGAATTTAGTGTACCGTTCGTCAATGGAGCTAGAAATCTGGGAGAAGCACTAAGAAGAACATCAGAAGGAGCATCAATGATAAGAACTAAAGGTGAAGCAGGAACTGGAAATGTAAGTGAGGCAGTAAAGCACATGAAGATAATAAATAGTGAGATAAGAAGCTTGATAAGTATGTCGGAGGAAGATAGGGTCAAAAAAGCAAGAGAATATCAAGTTCCTTACCAGATAGTTGAGCTCACTGCGAAAATCAAGAGATTACCAATAGTCAACTTCGCTGCTGGAGGTATAGCGACACCGGCTGATGCTGCTCTTATGATGTGGTTAGGTGCTGATGGGTTGTTTGTTGGTTCTGGTATATTTAAGAGCCAAGATCCGGACGAAAGAGCTAAAGCAGTAGTCCTAGCGGCAGCTTGCTGGGAATACCCAGAAATCGTATTGGAAGCTCAGAAAATGATAAGCGAACAGAAAAGTATGATGGGAATTGATATAAAATCTCTAAAACCGGAAGAATTACTACAAGTGAGAGGGCTATGA
- a CDS encoding V-type ATP synthase subunit D — protein MSQKVLPTKINLIQFRRQLRLITVIKRLLENKREVLLLYLRTYASQYEKIYNEVNEEMKKVYESYLQAVASEGISNIEEMALSQKPSLEVNSAIKVIFGVKVPTIRLDKSTIPAKPFSDVETSPYLSESYEEMTEALNKIIELVELESTIRSLVSELRKTQRLINSIDNYILPFYRGSIKFIKQILEDRQREEFSRLKIIRRILQRRRESGSR, from the coding sequence ATGAGCCAAAAAGTTTTGCCAACAAAAATAAATTTGATACAGTTTAGAAGGCAATTGAGATTAATTACAGTTATAAAGAGATTATTGGAAAATAAGAGGGAGGTCTTGCTTCTCTACTTGAGGACTTATGCTTCACAATATGAAAAAATTTACAATGAAGTAAATGAAGAGATGAAGAAAGTTTATGAGAGTTATTTACAAGCAGTAGCATCAGAGGGAATATCTAATATAGAGGAAATGGCTCTTTCACAAAAACCTAGCCTAGAGGTTAATAGCGCAATAAAAGTAATTTTTGGAGTTAAGGTTCCTACAATAAGATTAGACAAATCTACTATTCCCGCAAAGCCTTTCAGTGATGTTGAAACATCCCCTTACTTGTCAGAATCCTATGAGGAGATGACTGAAGCTTTAAACAAGATTATTGAATTAGTTGAGTTAGAGTCAACGATAAGATCGTTAGTATCAGAGTTAAGAAAAACTCAGAGGCTTATCAACTCAATAGACAATTACATATTACCATTTTATAGGGGATCTATAAAGTTCATTAAGCAGATTTTAGAAGATAGGCAAAGGGAGGAATTCTCAAGACTTAAAATTATAAGAAGAATATTACAGAGGAGGAGGGAAAGTGGATCAAGATAA
- a CDS encoding V-type ATP synthase subunit F, which yields MGKVFVVGDKYTVSLFRMVGTEGDFIDDPYNLPDIISKLKKREDIDLILITKDMYEPIRGKIDPLIADQRKPLITIIPSPFSESKPLDVRKMIMKALGFG from the coding sequence ATGGGTAAAGTGTTTGTAGTTGGAGACAAGTATACAGTTTCCTTGTTTAGAATGGTTGGAACGGAAGGGGATTTCATAGATGATCCTTACAATCTGCCTGATATTATTTCTAAATTAAAGAAAAGAGAAGATATAGATTTAATATTAATAACGAAAGACATGTATGAACCTATAAGGGGAAAAATTGATCCACTTATTGCAGATCAAAGAAAACCTTTAATAACAATTATTCCTTCTCCATTTAGTGAATCCAAGCCATTAGACGTAAGAAAGATGATAATGAAAGCGTTAGGTTTTGGGTGA
- a CDS encoding V-type ATP synthase subunit I has product MLLPENMVRLQIISDKSAIDPIITKLLKLGMFQPEDPLYPLGNERIEDARRLITAVQDHVSKLKIIMELGGLVIEPLGSIKVSSWIKAAQDVSEEASKLEERYKELLEEIGRLRSEKDLYQQQLKELEPIKSITVELSKLYSLELFDVILAQVDEDKLRLINQIIGDSNFVYYTRFGEERYIVLIIAEKNINVDKKLREAGVRRYELQEGKSPFQLYNEILERINQINIILERTREELAKKVKTEENYIKNVYGKLLTVRDALNIMNKARVSEYYLQIEGYFPEKHVKKVQNEINNLAFMDYIRPRRYGEKEEPPTLVELPKSIKVLESLVEIYGSPSYWEISPIVFLVFTFPILFGLMFPDFGNALVLLLFSIWFYRYGKKRGSENIPKLSIILIYSSIVAIITGLLARDFFGPLPVGGLREILNNGNYSAGPLYNLWPIPASVSEAIKFLLPFGEYSTSVSIENTMIFSVLLGALALFVSSLLGVIDAIRKKDPEFLFLEKLPLFLLYVVPIFIFMYGITDPANFFTVDQQILGQILNAVLMKSFSENIVGYGIVWWTSFALLYNWAAHAILVKRHDNATWGSAIAMGFIEGGFEGALLLLSNTISFIRVLVFALSHYYILYAFSYMAYLVAPSTTTIGVLINPIAIIILIIGNLLAIGLEGLVVFIQDLRLHFYEMFSKFYEGRGRKFEPVMAYVSLE; this is encoded by the coding sequence GTGCTATTGCCAGAGAATATGGTCAGATTACAGATAATTTCTGATAAATCAGCGATAGACCCTATTATAACTAAACTCCTCAAGCTCGGCATGTTTCAACCAGAAGACCCCCTTTACCCATTAGGCAATGAAAGAATAGAAGATGCTAGAAGACTTATCACGGCAGTACAAGATCACGTAAGTAAATTAAAAATAATCATGGAATTAGGAGGATTAGTAATAGAACCATTGGGGAGCATCAAAGTAAGTAGTTGGATCAAGGCTGCACAAGATGTCAGTGAAGAGGCGTCGAAATTAGAAGAAAGGTACAAGGAACTATTAGAGGAAATAGGCAGACTGAGATCAGAGAAAGATCTTTATCAGCAACAGTTAAAAGAGCTAGAACCGATTAAGTCAATAACTGTAGAATTATCCAAACTATATTCTTTGGAACTATTTGACGTAATATTAGCTCAAGTTGATGAGGACAAGTTAAGGCTTATCAACCAAATTATAGGTGATTCCAACTTCGTGTATTATACGAGGTTTGGAGAGGAAAGGTATATTGTTCTAATCATCGCCGAGAAGAATATTAATGTAGATAAGAAATTGAGAGAAGCTGGGGTTAGGAGATATGAGCTACAAGAAGGAAAATCCCCTTTTCAGCTCTATAACGAAATTTTAGAAAGAATAAATCAAATAAACATTATTTTAGAAAGAACTAGAGAAGAATTAGCAAAGAAAGTGAAGACTGAGGAGAACTATATTAAAAATGTATACGGTAAATTACTGACTGTTCGTGATGCGCTAAATATCATGAATAAAGCTAGAGTCTCTGAATACTATTTGCAAATAGAAGGTTATTTTCCTGAAAAACATGTTAAAAAAGTACAGAATGAGATTAATAATTTAGCATTTATGGATTATATAAGGCCTAGGAGATATGGTGAAAAAGAGGAACCACCGACATTAGTTGAATTACCAAAGTCCATAAAGGTTTTAGAATCCTTAGTCGAAATATATGGCTCACCATCCTATTGGGAAATATCACCTATAGTCTTCCTTGTTTTTACTTTCCCAATACTATTTGGTTTAATGTTCCCCGATTTTGGGAACGCCTTAGTTTTATTGCTATTCTCAATATGGTTTTACAGATATGGGAAGAAGAGAGGAAGTGAAAATATTCCTAAATTATCCATAATTCTAATATACTCAAGTATAGTTGCAATCATAACGGGTTTACTAGCTAGAGATTTCTTTGGTCCATTACCAGTAGGTGGATTAAGGGAGATATTAAATAATGGGAACTATAGCGCAGGGCCTCTTTACAACTTATGGCCAATCCCAGCAAGTGTATCCGAGGCAATAAAGTTTCTCTTACCATTCGGAGAGTACAGTACTAGTGTTAGTATAGAAAATACTATGATATTTTCAGTATTACTGGGAGCCCTAGCGCTATTTGTGAGCTCCTTATTAGGTGTTATAGATGCAATTAGAAAGAAGGATCCAGAATTCTTGTTCTTGGAGAAACTCCCACTATTCTTACTGTACGTAGTTCCAATATTTATCTTCATGTATGGTATAACCGATCCAGCCAATTTCTTTACCGTAGATCAACAGATATTAGGCCAAATACTTAACGCCGTTCTTATGAAATCCTTTAGTGAAAATATTGTAGGTTACGGAATAGTTTGGTGGACTTCGTTTGCACTATTATATAATTGGGCTGCTCACGCAATTTTAGTTAAAAGGCATGATAATGCTACGTGGGGTTCTGCGATTGCTATGGGGTTCATAGAAGGTGGATTTGAGGGAGCCCTACTATTATTGTCTAATACTATTTCATTTATAAGAGTCTTAGTATTCGCTTTATCACACTATTATATACTATATGCATTCTCTTATATGGCCTACTTAGTTGCACCATCCACAACTACTATAGGAGTCCTAATAAACCCCATAGCAATTATCATATTGATTATAGGGAACTTGTTAGCTATAGGCTTAGAAGGGTTAGTAGTATTTATACAAGATTTAAGGCTTCATTTCTACGAGATGTTCAGTAAGTTCTATGAAGGAAGAGGAAGAAAATTCGAGCCGGTTATGGCTTACGTCTCACTTGAGTAA